GCACCAACGTCGACGTCCGCTACGGCGACAGCGCCGAACTCTCCGCCCAGCTCCTGGAGGAGGGCGACAGGACCGAGGCCGGGCTCTTCCTGTCGCAGGACGCCGGCGCGCTCGGCGCGCTCTCCAAGGAGGGCCGGCTCGCGCAGCTGCCCCCGAAGACGCTCGACCGGGTCGCACCGACCTACCGCAGCGCCGCAGGGGACTGGGTCGGCGTCAGCGGGCGCGTCCGGGTCGTCGCGTACAACCCGGACAAGGCACCCACACCCCCGGACAGCGTCCACGACCTGGTCAAGCCGGAATGGAAGGGCAAGATCGGCTTCGCCCCGACCAACGCCTCGTTCCAGGCGTTCGTCACCGGCATGCGCGTCCTCGAGGGCGACGAGGCCGCACGGGCCTGGCTCAAGGGCCTCAAGGCCAACAAGCCGAAGGCGTACGAGAACAACCTCAACGTCCTCGACGCCGTCGACTCCGGCGAGGTCTCCCTCGGCCTGCTCAACCACTACTACTGGTACGAGCAGGCGGCCGAGAAGGGCGCCGACAAGCTCAAGGCCAAGGTGCACTACCTGCCCAAGGGCGACCCGGGCGGCCTCGTCAACGTCGCCGGGGTGGGCCTGGTGAAGGGTGCCGACAAGCAGCAGAGCGCCTACGCGCAGAAGGCCGCCGACTTCCTGCTGTCGACCGAGTCGCAGCGCTACTTCGCCGCGGAGACCAAGGAGTACCCGCTGGCAGCGGGCGTCGAGCAGGCCGACGGCGTACCGCCGCTGGAGAGCCTCCAGCCGCCGAAGATCGACCTCGGCAGGCTCGACTCGCTGAAGGAGACGCTGGCCATGCTCCAGGAAGCCGGACTGGTCTGACGTGAGCTCGCCGGATTCCCCCGTCCGGACGCGTCACGACACCCGCCCGGCGAGCGCCCCCGCGCCCGCCGGGCGGAAGCGTGCCGTCGATCCGAAGCGTGCGGGCGGCCGCGTCGACCGCGCCGCCGGACCCTCGTGGCTCGTGGTCGTGCCCGCGTGCGTCGCGGCGGCCCTCGCCGTCCTGCCCCTCGGCTACCTCGCCGTACGCGCCCTCGAACGCGGCCCCGCCTTCGCCTGGAACGTCATCTCGGGCGACAGGAGCGTGCAGTTGCTGCTGCGCAGCCTCGGCCTGAGCGCCACCGTCGTCGCCGCCTGCCTGCTCCTGGGCATCTCGCTGGCCTGGCTGACCACGCGCACCGCCCTCCCCTGCGCCCGCGCCTGGTCGGTCCTGGTCACGCTGCCCCTGGCCGTGCCCAGCTACGTCACCGCCTTCGCATGGCTCTCCGCGGCTCCCTCGCTCGCCGGGTTCGCGGGATCCGCCCTCGCGCTGACCCTCGCCAGCTTCCCGTACGTGTACCTGCCGGTCGCCGCCGCCCTGCGCGGCACCGACCCCGGGCACGAGGAGGTTGCCCGCTCGCTCGGCCACGGCCCGCTGCGCACCTTCCTGCGCGTCACCCTGCCCCAGGTGCGGCCGGCCGCCGCGGGCGGCGGGCTGCTCGTCGCGCTCTACGTGCTCTCCGACTTCGGCGCGGTGTCGCTCATGCGGTACGACACCTTCACCCGGGGCATCTACACGTCCTACCGGGCCAGTTTCGACCGCACCCCGGCGGCCGCACTCAGCGCGGTGCTCGTCCTCATGACCGTTGCGCTCGTCACCGCGGAGACCCGCAGCCGCGGCCGGGCCGGGTACTCGCGCACCGGAGGCGGAACCGCCCGGCGGACCGCTCCCGCCGCGCTCGGCCGCCTGCGGCTGCCCGCCCTCGCCTGGTGCGGGACCGTTGTCGCGACCGCCGTCGGCTTCCCGCTCGCCACCCTCGGGTACTGGCTCGCCGTCGGCTCCTCCGCCACGTGGGAACCGGCAACCCTCGCCACCACCGCACTCACCACCCTCGCCGTCGCCGCCGCCGGCGCCGCCCTCACCACCGTCCTGGCCCTGCCCGTCGGTGTCATCGCGGCCCGCCACCGGGGCCGGCTCGCCCACCTCCTGGAGCAGGCCGCGTACGCGGGGCACGCCGTACCAGGCATCACCGTCGCACTCGCCCTGGTCTTCTTCGCGGTCCGCTACGTCCGACCGCTGTACCAGGAGACGCCGCTGCTGATCTGCGCCTACGCGGTGCTCTTCCTGCCCGTCGCGGTGGCGGCCACCCGCGCCGCCGTCATCCAGGCACCACCCGTGCTGGACGACGTCGCCCGCTCCCTCGGGCGCACGCCCTTCGGGGTACTGCGCGAGGTCACCGTGCCGCTCGCCGCACCGGGAGTCGCCGCCGGCGCGGCCCTCACCTTCGTCGTCTGCATGAAGGAACTCCCCGCCACTCTGCTGCTGCGGCCCACCGGCATGGACACGCTGGCCACACGGCTGTGGACCGAGACCGGCACCGGTTCCTTCGCAGCCGCGGCGCCGTACGCCGCCGGCCTCATCCTCCTGGCCGCCGTCCCCTCCTACGTCCTCGGAAGGCACCGCACATGAACGACCTCCAGATCAGTGGCGTGGTCAAGTCGTACGGTCCCGGCGCCACCGTCCTGGACGGCCTCGACCTCACCGTCCAGGGCGGGCACCTCGCTGCCGTCCTCGGCCCCTCCGGTTGCGGCAAGACCACCCTGCTGCGTGTGATCGCCGGCTTCCTGGGGGCCGACGCCGGCGCAGTCACCGTCGCCGGTCGCACCCTCACCGGCCCCGGCGTCCACCTTCCTCCCGAACGCCGACGTATCGGCATCGTCCCCCAGGAGGGCGCCCTCTTCCCGCACCTGAACGTGGCCCGCAACATCGCCTTCGGGCTGACGGGAACGGATCGCCGCGCCCGCGTACAGCGCGTCGACGAGATGCTGGAACTCGTGGGACTCGGCGGCTACGGCGACCGGATGCCGCACGAACTCTCCGGCGGACAGCAGCAACGCGTCGCCCTGGCCCGTGCCCTCGCACCCGAACCCCAGCTCGTTCTCCTCGACGAACCGTTCGCCGCCCTCGACAGCGGACTGCGCGGAGCCGTACGAGCGGATGTCCGCGCCGCACTCCGGTCCACCGGCGCCACGGCCGTCCTCGTCACCCACGATCAGCAGGAGGCCCTCTCAACGGCCGACGTCGTCGCTGTCGTCCGCCACGGCAGAGTGGCCCAATGCGCCGTTCCCGAAGTGCTCTACCAGCGCCCCGCCGACCCGTGGGTGGCCTCCTTCGTCGGCGACGCCGTCTTCATCACCGGTACGGCGGAGACGAACACCGCTGCCGCCACCGCGCTCGGCCGAATCCCCCTCGCCGCCCCGGCCGGTCTGCGCGAGGGCCTCGTCCTCCTCCGCCCCGAACAGCTCCACCTCACCGACCCGGACACGGCGACCGCCCGAGGCACCGTTACCGACGTCCGGTTCTTCGGCCACGACTCCATGGTCACCGTCTCCGTCGACGGTGTGAACCAGCCGATCGACATCCGCGCGCCCGGCCCGCTCCAGGTGCGCCGGGGCGGGATGGTCGGCATCCGCGTCACGGGCAAGGCCACCCTGCACGCGACCCCGTCCTGATCAAGCCACACGGCGTTCACCGTCCAGGACCCGCTCACCGCACCCACCAGCCAGCGAGTTCGGCAGCCGAGGGAGTCCTGGCGTTCCGCGAGCAGCGACCCCCAGCCCGGACACCTGACCATCCGACCGAGCCCGACTGCGTCGAGGCCCCTCCTCGCCACACGCACGGCCGGGTGGTCACCCGACCAGGAACCCTGTTCGATCATGCAGACCCCGACACCGGTTGGGATGCGTCTTCCGGCAAGCCCCGTCGCCTACGGCTTCAGGAGAGGCGGGCCGTGAGGGTGAGGCCCGGACGGAGTTGACCGCAGGGTTCGTTGGGGTTCGTCTTGTACCGGCTCAGCAACCTCGGCACCTCCCGGGCAGCCCATGACCTGGCGGCGGCAAGCCGCTGTGGGTCGGGAACAGCGTCTGCTCGCACCCAGTCGCCGCCGGCGCCCTCGGAGAAGAGGCGAACGTAGCCCGCGGCCGTCAGCCGGGGAACGGTCAGGCCAGGAGTGGTGACCCAGACTCCGTGGGTGTGGATGAAGGTGGGCCGGAGGGTTGAAAAGACATGGCGCCGCAGGGCGGTCATGTTCCGGCCGGCGTAGGCGTCCGCGATGGTGGGCTCGGTCAGGCCGGCGAGGTCTCTGACGGCGAGGTTGCTCGTGAGGAGAGTACCGCCGAGGTCTGGGGCGAGAAGTGTGCCGTTGGTGACGTTCAGGCGCTCGGCGTACTCGTTGAACACGGCGCCGTACCGGTGGGCGACATGGCACACGGGCAGAGTGGGATGGGCCTGGAAGGAGGCGGCACGCTCTCGCTGCCCGCTCCAGGACACGAGCAACGCCGTGCAGACGGTGACGCCGGCCACGACCCTGGCGCGTTGTGTTCCTCGTTCCACCTGGTCCGTCAGAGCGACGCCGACAGTGAGAGACGCCAGCACCCATACCGGCGTCGCGAAGCGGAACATGCGCATCCAGTCCGGATTGAGCACACCGAAGGCAGCGAGCGTGAGGGCAAGGGGTACGAGCACGCCCGGCAGTGCCGTCCGCACGGGTCCGGGGCGCCCCAGGGCCGCTCCCGTCACCAGAGCCCCGGCCAGCACGGCCGTCCACCCGGCGAACGACAGGAGAGACCCGGTCCCGGAGAACGACTCCCACGTTGGAGTGTCCTGTGCCTTCGCCAGTGCGGTGTTGGGCACGAGACGGGCGAAGACGGCGTAGCGCCATCCGAGGAAGGCGGCATACGGCACGGCGAAGGCGGCGACGCCACAAGCCGCCGCTCGTGCGGATGCGCCCAGCGTCGCACGATGTACCCGCAGCAGCAGCACCCCGGGATAGGCCGCTGCCAGGACTGCCCCGTCCGGGCGGGTCAGGGCCGCCATCAGTGCCAGAAGACCCGTCACCACAGCAGGACCCGCCGCCGTGAGCCGGTTCTCCAGCAGAGCACGGGCGAGCACGGCGGCCAGCAGGACGGCCAGCAGGGCGTAGAGCGGATTCTCCAGACCGGAGAACATCCAGGCCACAAACGACATGTTGCCGGCCAGAAGCACACCGCAGAACAGCACCACGACCCAGGAACTCGACACCAACCGCCGCGCGACGCGGGAAACGGCGATCAGGATCCCCAGCGTGCACAGGACGCCGAGGGCCTTCGGGTACAGGACCTGATCCGGCACACCGAAGTAGGTGCGGTGATCGAACAGGCCCAGACGCCTGCCCACGACCAGCAGAGCGAGCCAGGCCGGGTTGGAGTAGCCCTCGACCGGAGGCGAGCCGGGCTGTTGCACCGGCCCGAGACCCTCGTCGATGCTGCGGGCGTAGGCGAAGGTGATCGCGGCGTCGTCGACCACCCAGCCACCGAGACGCGAGCCCCGCAGGGTGATGAGGACCGTGCCCAGCAGGACGGCAGCCGTGTCGCGAAGCGAGCGACCCGTAAGGCCGGTGCTTCTCGCGGGCCAGGGCCCCGCGTCCTTCTGGGCGACGGGGTGGACTTCGCGGACGCTGGAAGGAGGCAAGGCGGACCCATCGCTCGACCGGACTGGGCATATGGGGAGAGCAACGGCCCACCATGCCCACCGGTTACGCCCGGCACCTCCAGTAGCGGGAGCGTGGCGCTCAGGCCGAGACGGATGCGTGATCGTCAGCCCTTCCGGCCTGGCCACGCGTCCACGGACGTACCGCCGTGCGGAACCGCCTTTACCGAACGGCCACGCGGAACGGCGTCACCCGTCCCGCATGCGCGGCCGCTTCGGCTTCTCCCACCGCCTTGAGCACTCCGTCGGCCATGTCCGAGCCGGTGGACGGCATCGCGTCGAGCAGCCCTGGAGGACCCGTACGACGTGCTGCACCACCCCACCGCGCCCTGGCCGACGTCGAGGGTGTTCCCCGCACTCGCCGCCCACCGGCGGGCCGCGACACGGCCGCACCCGAGGTGGAGGAGAGTTCGGCCGCCGGAGGACCGCTGCTGCGGCTGGCCGACGAACCGTGGCCGGTCTGCACGTTTTCCGCCCCGAGGGCAGGAGCCATCTCCTGTCCGACGTGCACCTGCGCCGACGTATCGAGGAAGAGGCACACGGCCCGGACCGCACCGTCGACGTCGCCCTCGTGCGGCGGCGTTGCGGCGCGGGTGTCGGCGCGGCGAGTGCGGCGTCGAGGGCATGAACTTCCTCGTCTGCCGCATCTGCCCCGGCACCACGCACACCCACCACCACCGCTGGTCCCCCGCCCGGGAACCGCCCTGCGGGTACAGCGGAGCGCAGCGCATCGGCCACCACGTCAGGCGCATGAGGCGCACGAACCAGGCCCCCGGAGCCTCGGGCGGGCTCGGGGGGCCTGGTCGCGGCCGGCGCCGATCAGGCGAGGGTGATGTTCTCCGCCTGGGGGCCCTTCTGCCCCTGGGTGATGTCGAAGGTGACGGCCTGGCCTTCCTGGAGCTCACGGAAGCCGGTGGCGTTGATGTTGGAGTAATGCGCAAAGACGTCGGGGCCGCCGCCGTCCTGTGCGATGAAGCCGAAGCCCTTTTCCGAGTTGAACCACTTGACGGTTCCGCTGGCCATGCCGGTGCCTCTCAGTCGATAGCGGATCCGCACCGCGCGGACCCGGAGGTGATCGCCCTGGTCCTCAGGCACTGCACAGCAAAACGCCCACGCCAGGGCGCGGGCAGGTACTGCGAACCACGACAGCTACGGGTGACGCTACACGGCGATACCGTCCATGACCAGAGAGCAACGACCGTCCGCTGATCTCACGGAGTACTGCCGCCCGCCGTCTCCCTCCTCGAGAGGCCGCCCAGCCCGTGGGGAGTCCGGCGGCCGGCGGTCGCCGCCCGGCAGCCGTCACTGCGGAGGTGGACGCGCGTCCTGGGCGTCTGTGAACGCCCCTGTGCCTTCGGAGCGACGCCGTCGCCTGCAGGCGAACCGTACTTCCGACCTCGCGCCAGCAACTGCGTCGGGCCGCGGATGACCGCACTGCACGGTACTCGTACGACATCAGCCTTTCGGCGGCGTCTCGTCGGCGATATCGGGGCCCCAGGCCGCAGAAGCACCGTCCACCAACAGGCGAACCGACCTCTGCCAGCGGCGATGGCCGCTGTGTCCTGCCCCGAGGCGGGCTCACCACTGCGCTCACCGGATCGGATGTTCCGGACGGGGCCGGTGTTGGGCTTCGAAGAACCGTCCGGGGGCGCCCATCCGGAGCGATCCGAGCCGTACGTCGATGAAGCCGCGTACCTTGTCGGCGACCTCGTGCCGCCGGCCGAGGTAAGGGCTGCCCCGCAACGGTTGGTTGTCACCGGGCGGCGGCGTGCAGGTCACGGATGTACCAGTCGAAGCGTGTGCCGTCCGTGCTGTGTGTCGGCTTGCCGGGGGTGAACCCTGCCCGCTGCGCGACTGCGGCAGATGCGGGATTCTCCGACTCCACCTGGATTACCGCCTCCGCCCCGCCCTCACTCGCCGCGTACTGGGACGCCAACAGGACCGCGCGGGTAGCCAGGCCACGCCCCCGCCAGGACGGATAGAGGCCGTAGGCGACATTCACCTGGCCGGGCGCCAGACCTTCTCCTGCGAACCGCAAGTCGATCGTGCCCGCGAGTACCTCGTCGGCACCCATCCGGATGCCGAACGCGCGGAGTGGCCCGGCGGTGTCCCACTGCTCCCGGCAGTGCCGGAAGTACGCTTCGATGCCCTCCCGCGTGCCGGGACCGCCGTTGAGCCAACGAACGAGTAGCTCGTCCTCCCCTGCGAGGTGCGCCTCCACATCGTCCAGGCGCAGGGGGGACAGAGTGACGATCCCGTCGGACAGCTTCACTTCATGCATCCGGTGATTCTTGACGCCAGAGCCGTGCCGCACCATCGGATTCTGCGCGACATCACGCGGAGTTCCCGGGCCGCAGGAGATGATCTCGTGTGGCTGGTGTGATCACGGCGTCGGAGCCGTCCTGGATAGCCCCGTTCACCGCGCTGAGCTCGCGTGCCTTCGCCAAGCTGGTGGCGGTTCTGCGTCGTGAGGGTGCGACGCGGTCCGCAAGGGCCGGCCATGGAGCCTTCCGCTGGAGGACCGGGCGCTGCCGGTCGCGGCATACTGGCGAACCAACTTGACGATGCGTCAGCCCCGACTCCGGCCGCAACCGAAGGAGCATCAGCGAGGGTTGGCGTGCCTGCCCGTTCAGCCGTGCCTCCGATTCGGGGTGCGGAGGCGGGCGGGTGCGGGCGACCGGCCGCACCCGCCCGAACGAGGGGCGGCGAGCTCACCAGGCGGCCGGACCACGACGGATCGTCCACCCCGCCCTCGTCGTCGTGGTACTGCCGCGGGGCGGAAACGACCGATCCGAGGGACGGTTCGGCGACGTCGAAGCCGTACTCACCTCTCCGGTTCGAGCCCGTCGTCGCGGAGCACCGTGCGACTCTCCTCGCCACGGCACGCCTCACGGCCCGACTACCCTGGTGGGCGGGGCGCAGCAGCATCAGCGCCGCCGGCGCTGCGGACCTCGATCCGGCTGATGGCCGGCGCCTTGCCCCGGGTGCTGCGCAGCAGAAGCGTGCGGTGGGCCCAAGCTGTGCCGTGTCGCCCGGTCACCACTTGTGGGCGACGTCCACGATCAGTTTCCCGTCGGACTGGAGCACCCGGAACGGCAGCCTGGCCCGGACACCGAGCCCGACCTGGGTCTGGCCTTCGAAGCTCGCCCCGAACTTCGTGTCCCTGAACGTCGCGAAGCCGGTGAGGTCCACACCGGGCAGTGGCTTCCCCGCCCGCCCCGGGTACACCTGGCGCATCGTCGCGGGGTCGTAGCTGGGCGCGGAGACGAAGATCTGGAGTACGGCGCCCCCGCTCACGGGTATCGGGTCACCGGATCCGTCCTGGTGGAACGCGTCCACGTAGCTGACGTGGTAGCCCACCGGGCCCGTCGCTCCGCCTACGTCGAAGACCATGCGGTCGAAACACGTGTGCCGTCCCACCCTGATGCCCGTCAGGGGTTCGACGTTCCCGCCCGCGACTGACTTGACACTGCTGCCCCAGGGGGTCGAGCAGGTGCCGGTGGGGGTCGCCGCGTCGGCGCGGTGCGGTTCCGCCGCCGCCTGTCCTGCCGACGCCGCCAGTCCTGCTCCCGCGAGCAGGAACGCCGCGCCGATGGCCAATGAACGTCGCATGTTCGCTCCTCAGATCGTTGATGACGTGCGTGTGCACGCGCAGTGAGACGGATGAGCAACCAACGGGTTGCTCCGCTCCCGGCTTTCAGCCACAAAACGGCCCGAAAATCCCCGAGGGCCCGGGACGGACGGGGGATCACGCGCCGCGTCAGGACGTTTCCCGTGCCGAAGGGCTTGCCTTGGCCGGGAGCCGCGGCGGGAGCGCCGGCCGACAGGCCGCGCGTCCGGGGGTACCCGGCCCGTCCCTGATCCATGTTCCGTCCGCGTTCTGCACGACGTGGAGATCGTCGTCGTCCACCCGGACGACGTGGCCGACGCGGCCTCCGGGCGCGTCGGCGGGCGGCCCACCGGCGCCGCGGCAGCGGAGTGACCCTCGTGCCGGCCGCCGGCCGGCCTGCCCTCTATGCGCCGGCCCAGGTGCATCTCGTCGAAGGCCTCCGGCTCGGGGGCGGCGGACGACTCCGCTGCGCGGCTTCCTCGAGCGGCGGCGTGACCGCCGGCGGGCGGTCCGGGCCTCAACGCGTTCGCTGCTGCCATGGTGACCGGTCCTGCGAGCGCGGCACCGGTCAACGCCAGTGTGGATGTGCGGACCACTGCGCGGCGGGTGGGACTCCGCACGATCTGCTCCTCTCGTCGGTCCTTCCGGCCGGGAGAGCCCGAGAGCGGGAGACGTTCCCCCCTTCCACGGGACGGGAATCTCCCGTGCCGCCACATGCTTGCAGCGAGGCGCGTGGCGCGAAGGAGGGCAGCAGGCGGATCGTCACGAACGAGACAACATTGAATGGAAGGTGCACCGTTCAACGGCGCAGATCTGCCCAGTGCGTCTCCGCAGCTCCGGGGAGGGACGGAGATCCGGCCCGACTCGACATCCGCTTCCGCAAACCCTGCGAGGGCTTCCGTCCGGCCGGGAGACGGCCGGACGGAAGCAGGCAACTCGGCGGAAATCCTCAGGCACTGGCCGCGTTCCTGGGTACACGATCCGGTTGCCGCGACTCCTCGGGGCTGCGACCGCTCGCGGACGGTCGGCCCCTCGGGCCAACTGCCGTGCATCGGATACGGGTTGACGGCGCCTCGACGTCACGCGGGGGAGCGCTGCCCCCGGCCGGCCGCGACGGAGGGCGGAAAGCGGTCACGCGGCACCTGGGGCGACCCCTGCCAGGATGTCGGCGGAGTCCTGCGCGCGGGCGCGGGCCTCGCGGCGGCCTTGGGCAAGTGCGCACGGACCGCGAGATGAACACCGGCACCCGAAGGCGCCGTGCCGCGTAGCACTACCGGCAACGCGCTGGAACTCGTCGCGGTGGTCGCCCCGTTCGGCGGGCGGAGGACGGCGACGGGCGCCGAGAGCGGCGTCGGCCGTCGCCCGTTCCGTGTCGCCGGCGGAGCACCCTCATGTCCCGGTCACAGCCGTGTTCAGGTCACAGCGTGGCTGTACACGGCGGCGAGTTCACCCAGGTCGGGTACACCGAACAGCCTACGCATCCCGTGGAAGGCGGCGCGCTTGTCCTGACCGAACCGCGCTACGTAGGCGGCGTAGGAATCCGCGGTGACGAACCTCGGCGGGGTGGTCTTGCTGTGGAACTTGTCCGCATACATCACCAGCCTCTCCTCGTTCGTCACCGCGACATAGTCGCCTGGCGGCAACGGCAGGCCCTGCCCGGCCACGTCGGACCTGGTCAGGCCCATCCCCGTATGGCAGGAGCAGAACCGGCACAGTTGTTCGGAGAACCCTTCCGCCTCCAGGATCTCGTGCCCGAGCACTCCGTGCCGCACGTAATGCGCCTGGTCCACTCGCCCGGTGTGGTCGTAGAGGCGATACACGCCGATGTCGTGCACCAGGCAACCCGCCCGGACGACATCCGCGTCAACATCCACTCCCGACACGGAAATGAGCTGCTCGGCGATGCTCCAAACAATCTCACAGTGCGTCAGCACGAGGTCCAGGGCTTCTTCGGACGGCGCATACTTCACATGAAGGTCGCGAATCTCGCCGACGCCGGGGATCTGCACTCGGCGACTCTAACAAGCGCGGGCACCTCGAAGGGGTGTACCGGACGTCGGGGTGTGGCGGACGTTCCGGAGAACAGTGCCGCCTCTGCGGGGGCCGAGCGGCTGCGGAGTGTCCCCGGGACCGGGAGCGTCCGCCTGGCGTCGCAGCAGAGCGGCGCCTGACGATTTCGGTTTCGTGCTGTGCGGACTGCGCCCTACTGTGGCGCGGTGACGACTCACATGATCATTCTCAACGGTGGCTCCAGCTCGGGTAAGTCCGGGATCGTCCGGTGCTTGCAGGCCGTCCTGCCGAGTCCGTGGCTGGCGTTCGGGTGCGACTCGTTCGTCGACGCCTTGCCCGCGAGGATGCGGG
The genomic region above belongs to Streptomyces marianii and contains:
- a CDS encoding iron ABC transporter substrate-binding protein, whose translation is MRRPLARSLTALAAAALTLPALTSCSDEPAGLVIYSGRNENLVGPLIEKLEKHLGTNVDVRYGDSAELSAQLLEEGDRTEAGLFLSQDAGALGALSKEGRLAQLPPKTLDRVAPTYRSAAGDWVGVSGRVRVVAYNPDKAPTPPDSVHDLVKPEWKGKIGFAPTNASFQAFVTGMRVLEGDEAARAWLKGLKANKPKAYENNLNVLDAVDSGEVSLGLLNHYYWYEQAAEKGADKLKAKVHYLPKGDPGGLVNVAGVGLVKGADKQQSAYAQKAADFLLSTESQRYFAAETKEYPLAAGVEQADGVPPLESLQPPKIDLGRLDSLKETLAMLQEAGLV
- a CDS encoding ABC transporter permease, which encodes MSSPDSPVRTRHDTRPASAPAPAGRKRAVDPKRAGGRVDRAAGPSWLVVVPACVAAALAVLPLGYLAVRALERGPAFAWNVISGDRSVQLLLRSLGLSATVVAACLLLGISLAWLTTRTALPCARAWSVLVTLPLAVPSYVTAFAWLSAAPSLAGFAGSALALTLASFPYVYLPVAAALRGTDPGHEEVARSLGHGPLRTFLRVTLPQVRPAAAGGGLLVALYVLSDFGAVSLMRYDTFTRGIYTSYRASFDRTPAAALSAVLVLMTVALVTAETRSRGRAGYSRTGGGTARRTAPAALGRLRLPALAWCGTVVATAVGFPLATLGYWLAVGSSATWEPATLATTALTTLAVAAAGAALTTVLALPVGVIAARHRGRLAHLLEQAAYAGHAVPGITVALALVFFAVRYVRPLYQETPLLICAYAVLFLPVAVAATRAAVIQAPPVLDDVARSLGRTPFGVLREVTVPLAAPGVAAGAALTFVVCMKELPATLLLRPTGMDTLATRLWTETGTGSFAAAAPYAAGLILLAAVPSYVLGRHRT
- a CDS encoding ABC transporter ATP-binding protein; translation: MNDLQISGVVKSYGPGATVLDGLDLTVQGGHLAAVLGPSGCGKTTLLRVIAGFLGADAGAVTVAGRTLTGPGVHLPPERRRIGIVPQEGALFPHLNVARNIAFGLTGTDRRARVQRVDEMLELVGLGGYGDRMPHELSGGQQQRVALARALAPEPQLVLLDEPFAALDSGLRGAVRADVRAALRSTGATAVLVTHDQQEALSTADVVAVVRHGRVAQCAVPEVLYQRPADPWVASFVGDAVFITGTAETNTAAATALGRIPLAAPAGLREGLVLLRPEQLHLTDPDTATARGTVTDVRFFGHDSMVTVSVDGVNQPIDIRAPGPLQVRRGGMVGIRVTGKATLHATPS
- a CDS encoding cold-shock protein; this translates as MASGTVKWFNSEKGFGFIAQDGGGPDVFAHYSNINATGFRELQEGQAVTFDITQGQKGPQAENITLA
- a CDS encoding GNAT family N-acetyltransferase, whose protein sequence is MHEVKLSDGIVTLSPLRLDDVEAHLAGEDELLVRWLNGGPGTREGIEAYFRHCREQWDTAGPLRAFGIRMGADEVLAGTIDLRFAGEGLAPGQVNVAYGLYPSWRGRGLATRAVLLASQYAASEGGAEAVIQVESENPASAAVAQRAGFTPGKPTHSTDGTRFDWYIRDLHAAAR
- a CDS encoding AMIN-like domain-containing (lipo)protein; the protein is MRRSLAIGAAFLLAGAGLAASAGQAAAEPHRADAATPTGTCSTPWGSSVKSVAGGNVEPLTGIRVGRHTCFDRMVFDVGGATGPVGYHVSYVDAFHQDGSGDPIPVSGGAVLQIFVSAPSYDPATMRQVYPGRAGKPLPGVDLTGFATFRDTKFGASFEGQTQVGLGVRARLPFRVLQSDGKLIVDVAHKW
- a CDS encoding HD domain-containing protein, which translates into the protein MQIPGVGEIRDLHVKYAPSEEALDLVLTHCEIVWSIAEQLISVSGVDVDADVVRAGCLVHDIGVYRLYDHTGRVDQAHYVRHGVLGHEILEAEGFSEQLCRFCSCHTGMGLTRSDVAGQGLPLPPGDYVAVTNEERLVMYADKFHSKTTPPRFVTADSYAAYVARFGQDKRAAFHGMRRLFGVPDLGELAAVYSHAVT